A single Mytilus trossulus isolate FHL-02 chromosome 12, PNRI_Mtr1.1.1.hap1, whole genome shotgun sequence DNA region contains:
- the LOC134693620 gene encoding acetylcholine receptor subunit beta-type lev-1-like has protein sequence MKQIIYFFCILPVFINAQTITDVQRLYKDLLSNYTKEVMPTPCTETLDIQIGIFIISINYFREVEESLSLTGSFILRWHDPRLKWNPSSYSNMSMLIIDPINIWLPPLVIINRVDKFESIGDGKKFYLTVDSSGFVGHSPGDVLDVKCITDISKFPFDRQTCTLRLIPYGIQMPYILLKHLFKDEQCQFDYYTPNSDWTLEKCTQIIDNSIDHSNLYVIVQIKRQPLYYTIMVVFPTFLFGFLNPLVFIVPVETGERIGLAITLLLSYAIFLTLASASVPATSNPMCALLIVMVIIITVSGIILYGTTITIKYHYKKKTDYIWSPLKGLVRWTSNCQCCCVKTAESAVNVPVTKDEVVYALDSLFFYGSYVLMILIGFGYFLYVLI, from the coding sequence ATGAAGcagattatatatttcttttgtataCTGCCAGTCTTTATTAATGCTCAAACAATCACGGATGTTCAGCGACTTTACAAAGATTTGTTATCGAATTATACAAAAGAAGTTATGCCTACGCCTTGTACAGAGACGTTGGACATACAAATTGgaatttttattatatctatCAACTATTTCAGGGAAGTAGAAGAAAGCCTATCATTAACCGGAAGCTTTATTCTCCGTTGGCATGACCCACGCCTGAAGTGGAATCCATCATCATATAGTAATATGAGTATGTTAATAATTGATCCAATAAATATATGGTTGCCCCCGTTAGTGATCATTAATCGAGTTGATAAATTTGAATCTATTGGTGATGGTAAAAAATTCTATTTAACTGTAGATAGTAGTGGATTTGTTGGCCATTCTCCTGGGGACGTATTGGATGTCAAATGCATCACAGATATATCTAAATTTCCATTCGATAGACAGACATGCACACTTCGTTTGATCCCATATGGAATACAAATgccttatattttattaaagcaCCTATTCAAAGACGAGCAATGTCAATTTGACTACTATACTCCGAATTCAGATTGGACCTTGGAAAAGTGCACCCAAATAATAGACAATTCTATCGATCATAGCAATCTTTACGTCATAGTTCAAATCAAACGCCAACCGCTTTATTATACCATAATGGTAGTGTTTCCAACATTTCTGTTTGGATTTTTGAATCCATTAGTGTTCATAGTTCCAGTTGAAACAGGGGAACGTATAGGCCTTGCCATCACACTGTTGTTGTCTTATGCTATTTTTCTAACTCTTGCGTCTGCCTCCGTACCCGCTACCTCGAATCCGATGTGCGCTTTACTTATTGTTATGGTTATCATTATCACTGTGAGTGGAATTATTCTGTACGGTACAACTATAACTATCAAATaccattataaaaagaaaactgattATATTTGGTCACCACTGAAAGGTTTAGTAAGATGGACATCGAACTGTCAGTGCTGCTGTGTTAAAACAGCAGAATCCGCGGTTAATGTACCAGTTACCAAGGACGAGGTAGTGTATGCATTGGATTCATTGTTCTTTTATGGATCATATGTTTTGATGATACTGATTGGATTTGGatatttcttatatgtattaATCTGA